Within Paralichthys olivaceus isolate ysfri-2021 chromosome 19, ASM2471397v2, whole genome shotgun sequence, the genomic segment ttcacaaagaTGAAGTATGTTCTGAAGAGTCATTCTCTTCTCTGTGATAATCTAGTCCTGACTTGACCAATCTGAGTCTATTGTTCCTTATATCACGACCTGGTTCCATGTTCTCTACACGGgaagaaaactgtgaaatctcttttgatgcattttcacaaacacaatcagtgtCTCACACAATCTGCACGTGTGTTTCCAAACTTCCTGGAATCATGTTTAGTGGAGGCCTGGTTTGACGAGGACAAATCCAGGTTCCATCTAACGTCAGGTTTTTAAATGAGACCTGCTGAAACAATGgtcactgtttttaatgttggtgacaatgttgaacATCGACAATCAAGGATTCTGGTACAGACCGATCCTGTGCAGCTTCACTTCAGGTTTCAGAACGATATCCAGCAGTCTGCGCTGACGATCCACCTCTTCTTCGTACTGGACGATGGTTTTTTCAAAGACTGTGAatatttcttcagcagcagcagttagtCGCTCACTGATCAACTCTCTCAAATACTGAACCGAAGACATCGCTGCTCCGTCAACTACTTGAAGATTCACCCGAGACACGAACACACTACCGCCTTCCGGCGAACTGCTAACACTGAGCTAACGCTGCTAGCGCCGTCTGTTTACTTCCGGTGGGTGTCACACTGCGAAGGTCCTGAAGAACAACGTCCTTTTAAGTCGTTGTTGCGGTCGTGTCGCAGGTTTACGTTCAAGTTGTCCACGAAGCAGCGATGTCTTCGGAGAAAGAGGACGATCGTCAGCACAGACTTCTGGGTATCTTCATGAGAGCGGAAATCAAGCTTCATAGAATCGGTCTGTATAACCACAATGTGGCTTCTAGTGAGCTCTGCGGTTTCCccagacagagaagacagaagacagCCCGGGGcctgtttcagtttcagtggAGACACAGCGAGTTGCCTCAGTCTTAATGGAAAATGTCCTCTCTTTTTGCAAACTTCATGGTTGTAGtctctgttttgtgtctctgtgttcctcCAGAGCTCCCACAGCAGCATGTCTGTAGAGAGGAGGTTCTCACTGACCAGAAACCTCTGCAGATTAAAGAGGAGCAAGAGGAAATGTGCATCAGtcaggagggagagcagctCGTACTAAAGAAGGAGACTGAAACCTTCATGTTGACATCagcacagaagaaaaacatatgGATTCAGTATCAACTAGTAATGAGGAATCAAACCCACAGAAGACTCTTCATGAAAACAGGAGTCACAGAGACAATGTTTTTAACTCTCCCATATCAGAGATTAACTCGGATActcacacaagtgaaaacattttcaaatgtgacACTTGTGGAAAAGCATCTGAGTCAACACTGGAGAGAAACCATATTGTTGCAACATTTGTGTGAAAAGTTTAAGACATACTGGTCATTTGAATGTCCACATGAGATGTCACGCAGGTGAGAAGCCATATTCTTGCCAAACATGTGTGAAAAGTTTTGGACGTAGTTGTTACTTGAAAGTCGACACAAAAACGCACACAGGCGAGAAGCCTTTTTCTTGTAAAGTCTGTCAGAAAAGTTATGTAGACAATTGTAAATTAAAAGTCCACATGAGCATTCACACTGGTGAGAAGCCGGCAACAGGTGATAAAAGCTTTTCTTAGTTTACACAcatgaaaatgcatttaaagATTTATACAGGTAAAAAGTAGTGTTTACAAAACGAGTGGGAGagctttcatttaatttttaatttaacacttgactgtaaacattttattacatattttaAAGATGAGAATTATATCACTGACTTCATTATAAACTCAATGTCCTGTAAATTTGCAGAATGAACAACCACCAAGTTATAGCCAAAACGTTAATGAACCAGCTCAGATTTAGAAGTACAATGTCAATCAGCAATAAGTAACGGTTTCCTCCTCTTTATACATGTTTTATCTCCTGTTTTGAcaaaatgttgtatttattattcagctgaatattttctgtgttgagCACATATCTGTCATACTTGTAGAAATACATGCTTTGTTAATAAAGTGGttttataaagaaaacactaaatgttttttttccgtAAGACTTAAAAAGTGATGAGTGAAATGTGCTAACAGTAAAGAAATGtagatcataaaaaaaaaaaatattcatgagGAGTGACTCCACAGGATCGTAGGACACGTGACTGAAGGCGGAAATATAGAGCTGAGTCCGTCGCTCAGTGTCGGAACTTCCCAGTGTGACACACAGCGGAAGTAGACGAACAAAGCGCAGCAGCGTAAGCAGCGTTAGCTCCATGGATGTTAGCAGTTAGCAGGAAGTCGTTGTCGCGGTCGTGTCGCAGGTTTACGTTCAAGTTGTCCACGAAGCAGCGATGTCTTCGGAGGAAGAGGACGATCGTCAGCGCAGACTTCTGGGTATCTTCATGAGAGCTGAGATCAAGCTTCATAGAATCGGTCTGTATAACCACAATGTGGCTTCTAGTGAGCTCTGCGGTTTGTGCAGACAGAGAACAGTCGACCCGGGGcctgtttcagcttcagtgGAGACACAGCGAGTTGTTTTCACCCTGAGTTTCTCCTTCTCTGTAGCGGAAACTTTCAGACTGAAGCAGGTGTCAGTCATGGTGTGCActttacagacagacacacaataaGCTACATTTACTTCTGATTGACTCATTGAATCCAAATGTCTCTGGAGGCAGGAATCAGCACAAACTGTGTCGATATTTCTTTTCCTGTGTGAGTTCACATGATGAGTTCCCAGCTCTCAGCTTCTGTAGCAGCACCTGTGGTCCCTCTCCACCCGATAAAGTTACTCATCTTGAGATTCCTCCTCAAGCGCTGTTCCCATCCGTACATGTGTTTTTGAGTTGTTTTGTAACGTGAACAGATAATGGTGATAACAGTATCCTGCTGCCGGATTTActggtgcacacacaccacccatCAACACCACCCCTTCcaacaggagagagggaaggaacaTGCCTACAGACAGGCCTTTGAGAACAGGGTTGAGAAGGGGATCATGATACTTTGGATTTTGACCAACATATACGTATCACATTTGTATTATCAAGACTCCCAAGAATCTGTGTCAACTTGTGGAAAAGGGGCATAATGTGTCATTTGACGCTGGCTGGGGTGCAGTTCTTGATAATCCACATTTTATGATATAGTTGTAAGGATCTTCAAGCAAAACCTCATCTACTGTTGTCTTGATGGAGAgaacttttttattctttttttttttttttttttactaacaCAGTTGTAACCACtgccttctgtctctctgttcctccagagctcccacagcagcatgtctgtaaagaggaggaggttctCACTGACCAGCAGCTCTGTAACCAGGAGAGGAACTCCAGTCTGGAGCAAGAGGAACCAAAACCTTTGCAGATTAAAGAGGAACCAGAGGAAATCTGGATTGGTCAAGAGGGAGAGCAGCTCGTACTGAAGCAGGAGACTGAAACCTTCATGTTGACTCCTTATTATGAGGGACTCTACCACAGTGagcaccagctcctctctcacAACTCTAATGTGGCTGAGAGTCAAGATCAGAACAGAAGAAACCTTATGGATTTAGGATCAACAATAAATGACTCAGAGATTGACTCTAATACTCACACAGGTGAAAAGTCTTTCAAATGTGACACTTGTGGAAAAGCTTATGTGTATGAGTATCAATTGAAAATACATCTGAGAGTCCACACAGGTGAAAAACCATATTTATGCATAATATGTGGAAAAGCATACATTACTGTGTTCAGTTTAAAAAGGCATATGACAAGTCACACAGGCGAGAAGCCATTTTCTTGCAAAATATGTGGGAAATGTTTTGGGCGCAGTGGCGTCTTGAAAGTACACATGAGGAGTCACACAGGTGAGAGGCCATATTCTTGCGAAAGTTGTGGGAAGAGTTTCAGTGACATTTCAGCATTGAATAAACATATGAGTGTGCACACAGGTGAAAAGCCGTTCTCTTGTGAAACATGTGGGAAATGTTTTGTAAGTAAAGGCGTTTTGAAAGTACACATGAGAACTCACACAGGTGACAAGCCGTactcctgcagcttctgtgGGAAAACATTTAGAGAGAAGTCAGGTTTGAAAAAACACATAAGCATGCACACAGGTGAGCAGCCATTCTCTTGTGAAACATGTGGGAAAGGTTTTGTATGCGCTAATGATTTGAAGGTCCACATCAGAactcacacaggtgagaagccgTTCCCCTGCAGCACATGCGGGAAAAGATTTCGTGAGAAGTCAGGTTTGAAAAAACATATGAGCGtacacacaggagagaagccGTTTTCTTGTGAAACATGTGGAAAGAGTTATGCACGTAGTAGCATCTTGAAAGTCCACATGAGATctcacacaggtgagaagccgTACTCCTGCAACACTTGTGGGAAAAGATTCTATCAGTTGTCAGACATGAAAAAGCATTTAAGAGTTCATACAGATTAAAagttgtgtatttacatgtgagagagttttctgtctttgtgattTGATGGTCCACAGTTCACACGGCAACACCTTGGGGTAAAGATATTTTGAAGTGACACATATCGATAATATTAGAGGAGATCACAAAGATCAGAGACTCGACCTTTAACGAGCCAAAactgtttgatttaaatttgCACCCATTCCCTTTGAAGTAATCACTTTTTGcaacaaaacactttgaaatgCTCCCTAGAACCCCCCAAAATTAAAATTCTTGGAAAGATATTTCTATCAAATGTATATTTCTTGAAGGGCGGGTATAGCTCACCTGGTACAGGTGGATTTCttgaatgatttttattttactatttccCAATCTCAATTATATGACGTCATATAAAGTTTGTGATATTGAAgatgttaattaatgtataaaGTCTGTGATATTGAAGAtgatacatttatacatttgagATATTGAAGATGGTAAATTATGTGGTACTGTGGGTTCATCCTGTCAGTTAGTGTATTTTTTGACAACATCAAATTTATCCAATTTTGATCATTTCAGGCTTctaatgtaaaacatttaagtTGTAGATGTTCTTTGTGGCCTATATGAAATATACCATATGAATAAAGTTGAATTTTGTCAGAATATCTCTCTCAATGATGGTTCATCAAACTGATGTTCACAAA encodes:
- the LOC109645508 gene encoding gastrula zinc finger protein XlCGF57.1-like, whose amino-acid sequence is MSSEEEDDRQRRLLGIFMRAEIKLHRIELPQQHVCKEEEVLTDQQLCNQERNSSLEQEEPKPLQIKEEPEEIWIGQEGEQLVLKQETETFMLTPYYEGLYHSEHQLLSHNSNVAESQDQNRRNLMDLGSTINDSEIDSNTHTGEKSFKCDTCGKAYVYEYQLKIHLRVHTGEKPYLCIICGKAYITVFSLKRHMTSHTGEKPFSCKICGKCFGRSGVLKVHMRSHTGERPYSCESCGKSFSDISALNKHMSVHTGEKPFSCETCGKCFVSKGVLKVHMRTHTGDKPYSCSFCGKTFREKSGLKKHISMHTGEQPFSCETCGKGFVCANDLKVHIRTHTGEKPFPCSTCGKRFREKSGLKKHMSVHTGEKPFSCETCGKSYARSSILKVHMRSHTGEKPYSCNTCGKRFYQLSDMKKHLRVHTD